The sequence GACCTTGAGGGCAAAAAAGCGGCCATATACGTGGGCGGCGCGTTCAAGGCCTTCTCCCTGATCAAGGCATTAAAAACCCTGGGCATGGAAGTGGTTCTGGCCGGCTCCCAGACCGGCACCCAGGAAGATTATGAGGTGCTCAGGCAGATGTGTAACGAGGGCACCGTCATTTTAGACGACTCAAACCCGCTGGAGCTGGCCAAGTATTCCGTTGAAAAGGATGCCGACCTGTTTATCGGCGGCGTCAAGGAACGCCCCATTGCCTATAAGATGGGCATTGGGTTCTGCGACCATAACCATGAACGCAAAATTCCCCTGGTGGGATTTGAAGGCATGGTCAATTTTGCCAAAGAAGTCCACGGAACCGTGACAAGCCCGGTATGGGATCTGGTTCCCCGACGGCAGAAACCGGCCGGAAAGGAAGGTGCGATATGAGCCTGAGAAAACACAAAGAGACACCATCATACACCGCGACCCAGAATGCATGTAAAATGTGCACGCCGTTAGGGGCCACCCTGGTGTTCCAGGGCATTGAGGGCTGTGTGCCCCTGCTGCACGGCTCCCAGGGATGCTCCACTTATATGCGGCGTTACCTGATCTCCCATTTCAAGGAGCCCGTGGATATTGCCTCATCCAACTTCACCGAGGAAACGGCCGTATTCGGCGGCGGGGCCAACCTGAAACTGGCCATTGAAAATGTGGCCCGCCAGTATGCCCCGTCCATGATCGGTATCGCCACCACCTGCCTGTCCGAAACCATTGGGGATGATGTCCAGCTCATATTAAACAGCATGGACAATACCATCCAGGGCACGGCCCTGGTCCATGTCTCCACACCCTCATATACCGGCACCCACGTGGACGGCTTCCATGGCGCCGTGGCGGCGGTGGTGGACCGGTTCAACCCGGTGGGGAAACGCATCGTTTACCGGCCCAAGAAGATGAAAAAAATCAACCTGTTTCCCGGCATGCTCTCCAACGAAGATCTGCGGCATTTAAAAGATATTTTTGAGGAGTTTCATACCCCGGTCACCATTCTGCCCGATTATTCCGAACGCCTGGAAGGCCCGTCATGGCAGGAATACCAGGCCATCCAGAAAGGCGGCACCCCCATTTCGGCCATTGAAAAGATGAATGTGGCGGTCAACAGTATGGAGTTCGGTGCCGTGCTGGCGCTGACGGCTGAAATGGGCCTGGAAACCGCGGGCGATATCTTACACAAACGCTTTGGGATCCCCTGCACACGGCTGCCCATCCCCATCGGGGTCAAGGCCACGGATCACTTTCTGGATACCCTGTCCCGGATTTCGGGCCGGCCCGTGCCGGAACGGTACCGAAAAGAGAAATGGCGGCTGGTGGATGCCTATGTGGACGGCAATAAATATGTATCGAAAAAACGGGCCCTGATCTACGGCGAAGAGGATTTTGTGGTCGCCATGGCCGGATTCCTGGCCGAGGTCGGTATCATTCCCGTGCTCTGCGCATCCGGCGGCAAAAGCAAAACATTTAAACAAGCCCTGGAACAGACCCTGCCCGACACCCTCATTGACCAGGTTATCATCCAGAATGACATGGACTTCACCTGCATGGAAGAGACTGCCGCGGCC comes from uncultured Desulfobacter sp. and encodes:
- a CDS encoding nitrogenase component 1, producing the protein MGGAFKAFSLIKALKTLGMEVVLAGSQTGTQEDYEVLRQMCNEGTVILDDSNPLELAKYSVEKDADLFIGGVKERPIAYKMGIGFCDHNHERKIPLVGFEGMVNFAKEVHGTVTSPVWDLVPRRQKPAGKEGAI
- a CDS encoding nitrogenase component 1, translating into MSLRKHKETPSYTATQNACKMCTPLGATLVFQGIEGCVPLLHGSQGCSTYMRRYLISHFKEPVDIASSNFTEETAVFGGGANLKLAIENVARQYAPSMIGIATTCLSETIGDDVQLILNSMDNTIQGTALVHVSTPSYTGTHVDGFHGAVAAVVDRFNPVGKRIVYRPKKMKKINLFPGMLSNEDLRHLKDIFEEFHTPVTILPDYSERLEGPSWQEYQAIQKGGTPISAIEKMNVAVNSMEFGAVLALTAEMGLETAGDILHKRFGIPCTRLPIPIGVKATDHFLDTLSRISGRPVPERYRKEKWRLVDAYVDGNKYVSKKRALIYGEEDFVVAMAGFLAEVGIIPVLCASGGKSKTFKQALEQTLPDTLIDQVIIQNDMDFTCMEETAAAMPDDQKPELIIGNSKGYAMARRLNIPLVRVGFPIHDRVGGARILHVGYKGALQLFDTIVNTILTAKQTESKIGYSYM